Proteins encoded together in one Penaeus vannamei isolate JL-2024 chromosome 41, ASM4276789v1, whole genome shotgun sequence window:
- the LOC113820766 gene encoding endoribonuclease LACTB2, with amino-acid sequence MATFIPKVSQISPRIIRILGCNPGPMTLQGTNTYLIGTGKRRILLDTGEKANADYISSLSSVLQEHNTSIDRIVISHWHHDHIGGVGDVLGCLPARADVLKFPRVDPVDDPLPESVSLKELVNQEEIQVEGATLRVHHTPGHTTDHVVLELAEENAVFSGDCILGEGTAVFEDLHSYMSSLKLILALTPKVIYPGHGPVIESPTEKIQMYIDHRNLREDQIIQTLKESEKKYLTAMELVKIIYKGTPVHLHPVAAVNVGHHLQKLFKDGLLHGRNDSWCLKSRKDQL; translated from the exons ATGGCAACTTTTATTCCCAAAGTTTCGCAAATTAGTCCAAGAATCATTCGAATTTTAGGATGTAACCCCGGACCGATGACTCTACAGGGAACTAATACTTATTTGATTGGAACTGGGAAGAG ACGCATTTTGTTGGATACTGGAGAGAAGGCCAATGCAGATTATATATCCTCCTTATCATCGGTTCTGCAGGAGCACAACACATCCATAGACAGGATCGTCATATCGCACTGGCATCATGATCACATAGGTGGAGTGGGGGATGTTCTCGGCTGCCTTCCcg CTCGTGCAGATGTCCTCAAGTTTCCTAGGGTTGACCCAGTAGATGACCCTCTGCCAGAGTCTGTGTCATTGAAAGAACTGGTGAACCAAGAAGAAATTCAGGTCGAAGGAGCCACATTACG TGTTCATCATACGCCCGGTCATACAACTGATCATGTTGTATTGGAACTTGCTGAGGAGAATGCAGTATTTAGTGGAGACTGCATATTAGGGGAAGGAACAGCGGTATTTGAAGATCTCCACAGTTACATGTCTTCGCTTAAG CTCATCCTAGCTCTGACACCAAAAGTTATATATCCAGGACATGGGCCAGTAATTGAATCACCAACGGAAAAGATCCAGATGTACATTGATCATCGCAACCTGAGAGAGGACCAGATTATCCAGACCCtgaaggaaagtgaaaagaaatattTAACAGCAATGGAGCTTGTGAAAATAATCTATAAG GGAACTCCAGTGCACCTACACCCTGTTGCTGCAGTAAACGTTGGTCACCACTTGCAGAAGCTATTTAAGGATGGATTGCTGCATGGCAGGAATGACAGTTGGTGCCTCAAGAGCCGTAAAGACCAGTTATAA
- the ND-51 gene encoding NADH dehydrogenase [ubiquinone] flavoprotein 1, mitochondrial produces MSTLSRLSPVLRSAVSPGASASSLVIKRHSSEKTYGPLADADRIFTNLYGRHDWRLKGALARGDWYKTKEIIVKGHDWILNEIKASGLRGRGGAGFPSGMKWSFMNKPSDGRPKYLVVNADEGEPGTCKDREIMRHDPHKLVEGCLVAGRAMGARAAYIYIRGEFYNEASNMQVAINEAYKAGFIGKNACGSGFDFDVFMHRGAGAYICGEETALIESLEGKQGKPRLKPPFPADVGVFGCPTTVANVETVAVAPTICRRGGSWFAGLGRTRNSGTKLFNISGHVNHPCTVEEEMSINLRELIERHAGGVTGGWDNLLGIIPGGSSTPIIPQKVCEEAIMDFDGLVACQTSLGTAAIIVMNKQTDVIKAIARLIEFYKHESCGQCTPCREGVNWMHKIMGRFVKGDARPEEIDALWEVSKQIEGHTICALGDGAAWPVQGLIRHFRPVIEERMAQFEATKQAVSN; encoded by the exons ATGTCTACTCTTTCTCGCCTTTCTCCCGTCCTCAGGAGTGCCGTTT ctCCTGGGGCCAGTGCCAGCTCTTTGGTGATCAAGAGGCATAGTTCAGAGAAG ACCTACGGCCCCTTGGCTGATGCTGACCGCATCTTTACCAACCTCTATGGCCGACATGATTGGAGGTTAAAGGGAGCTCTTGCACGTGGGGATTGGTACAAGACCAAGGAGATCATTGTGAAAGGGCATGATTGGATCCTGAATGAGATCAAGGCCTCAGGTCTCAGAGGGCGTGGAGGTGCTGGCTTCCCTTCAGGCATGAAGTGGAGCTTCATGAACAAGCC CTCTGATGGCAGACCCAAGTACCTGGTGGTCAATGCTGATGAGGGAGAGCCTGGCACATGCAAAGACAGGGAGATTATGCGACATGACCCTCACAAGCTTGTTGAGGGTTGCTTGGTTGCTGGACGTGCTATGGGAGCTAGAGCTGCTTACATTTACATCCGTGGTGAATTCTACAATGAAGCTTCTAACATGCAAGTTGCAATCAATGAA GCCTACAAAGCTGGCTTCATTGGCAAGAATGCTTGTGGTTCTGGCTTTGACTTTGATGTGTTCATGCACCGTGGTGCAGGAGCTTACATCTGCGGTGAGGAGACTGCCCTCATTGAATCCTTGGAGGGCAAGCAGGGAAAGCCTCGTCTTAAGCCTCCTTTCCCTGCTGATGTGGGTGTATTTGGTTGCCCCACAACTGTCGCCAATGTGGAGACTGTTGCTGTCGCTCCT ACTATCTGTCGCCGTGGTGGAAGTTGGTTTGCTGGGTTGGGACGCACTCGTAATAGTGGAACCAAGCTCTTCAACATCTCAGGCCATGTCAACCATCCTTGCACCGTTGAAGAAGAAATGTCAATTAATCTGAGGGAGCTGATTGAGCGCCATGCGGGTGGTGTCACTGGAGGCTGGGATAACTTGCTTGGCATCATCCCAGGTGGTTCTTCAACACCCATCATTCCACAGAA GGTTTGTGAAGAAGCAATCATGGACTTTGATGGTCTGGTGGCTTGCCAGACCTCTCTTGGGACAGCAGCCATCATTGTGATGAACAAGCAGACTGATGTGATCAAGGCAATTGCTCGCTTAATTGAATTTTACAAGCATGAGTCCTGTGGCCAATGTACCCCTTGCCGTGAGGGAGTCAATTGGATGCACAAGATTATGGGCAGATTTG TGAAGGGAGATGCACGTCCGGAAGAGATTGATGCCCTGTGGGAAGTGTCGAAGCAGATTGAAGGGCACACCATCTGCGCTTTGGGTGATGGAGCAGCGTGGCCAGTGCAGGGCCTGATCCGCCACTTCAGACCAGTGATTGAAGAACGCATGGCTCAGTTTGAAGCCACCAAGCAGGCTGTTTCAAATTAA